A window of the Mucilaginibacter sp. cycad4 genome harbors these coding sequences:
- a CDS encoding PAAR domain-containing protein, translating into MGAAARIGDMHVCPMFNGPSPHVGGPVIGPGVPTVLIGGMPAVCVGDMCTCAGPPDSIIMGSATVLIGGKPAARMGDSTAHGGSIVLGCPTVIIGG; encoded by the coding sequence ATGGGAGCAGCAGCAAGGATAGGCGATATGCACGTATGCCCTATGTTCAACGGGCCTTCGCCTCATGTAGGCGGACCGGTGATAGGGCCGGGGGTACCAACGGTGCTCATTGGCGGTATGCCGGCCGTATGCGTGGGCGATATGTGTACCTGCGCCGGGCCGCCCGACTCAATCATCATGGGTTCGGCAACGGTGCTGATAGGGGGGAAACCCGCCGCCCGCATGGGCGATAGCACAGCCCACGGCGGATCGATAGTGTTAGGCTGCCCAACAGTAATAATAGGAGGCTGA
- the vgrG gene encoding type VI secretion system tip protein VgrG: MADSRTIETTRPSTVVTPIVKVEGTEIPRTMQVEAIVIDKGVNRIAAAKLVIMDGDTSAQKFDASNGDLFVPGKNVEILCGYESDNYTLFKGVVIKHSIKLRNSGSQLVIECRDKAIAMTLARHSKYFGENVKDSDAITTLAGTYSGLTADVANMNITTSDLVQYEATDWDFITGRAELNGMLVYTDDNTLSIKKPEISGTAVVELSFGATMLELDAEIDSRIQFPSITGRTWNPASQEIEKVDANPPSGEMNGNLSSDDLAGVFNESNYHLNHGGKLSQPELQAWATSLKQKQVLSKVRGRVKFKGIHTVKPGMIIKLSNLSDRFNGNAFVSHIQHHISAGDWQLEVQFGLDPQWFTEKFETSIKPASALIQAVPGLQIGVVTQLESDPDGECRILVRMPVISPDDQGIWARVATLDAGKDRGSFFLPEVGDEVVVGFLNSDPRKPVVLGMLNSSNKTAPLTAADANNQKGFVTRSKMKLIFDDDKKSVTIETPAGKKITMDEDAGAIELKDENNNSIKMNSDGITIETQGKLVLKAQKDFNAEGMNLGLKANTAFSAEGSASVEVKSSGTAALKGSIVQIN; encoded by the coding sequence ATGGCAGACAGCCGCACCATAGAAACCACCCGGCCAAGTACCGTTGTCACCCCGATTGTAAAAGTTGAGGGTACCGAGATACCGCGTACCATGCAGGTGGAGGCTATAGTGATTGATAAAGGTGTAAACCGCATAGCCGCCGCCAAGCTGGTGATCATGGATGGCGATACCTCGGCCCAAAAGTTTGATGCCAGCAACGGCGACTTGTTTGTGCCGGGTAAAAACGTCGAGATCCTGTGCGGTTATGAATCTGACAACTACACACTGTTTAAAGGTGTGGTTATCAAGCACAGCATCAAGCTGCGCAACAGCGGTTCGCAATTGGTTATTGAATGCCGCGATAAAGCCATAGCCATGACACTTGCCCGCCACAGCAAATACTTTGGCGAAAACGTGAAAGACAGCGATGCCATAACCACGCTTGCCGGCACCTATAGTGGTTTAACTGCCGATGTTGCCAATATGAACATCACCACCAGCGACCTTGTGCAATATGAAGCCACCGATTGGGATTTCATAACCGGCCGGGCCGAACTGAACGGGATGCTGGTTTATACCGATGATAATACCCTATCCATCAAAAAGCCGGAAATAAGCGGCACCGCGGTTGTGGAATTATCATTTGGCGCTACCATGCTGGAGTTGGATGCCGAGATTGATTCAAGGATCCAGTTCCCCTCTATAACCGGCCGCACCTGGAACCCGGCATCGCAGGAAATTGAAAAGGTTGATGCCAATCCGCCATCGGGCGAGATGAACGGAAATCTGAGTTCAGATGACCTGGCAGGGGTGTTCAATGAAAGTAATTATCATTTAAATCATGGCGGTAAACTTTCGCAGCCCGAACTGCAGGCATGGGCAACATCGCTCAAGCAAAAACAGGTACTTTCAAAAGTGCGGGGCAGGGTAAAGTTTAAAGGCATTCATACGGTTAAGCCGGGTATGATCATTAAGCTCAGTAACCTGAGCGATCGGTTTAACGGTAACGCCTTTGTAAGTCATATCCAACACCACATATCTGCCGGCGACTGGCAACTGGAAGTACAGTTTGGGTTAGACCCGCAATGGTTTACCGAAAAGTTTGAAACCAGTATAAAACCGGCTTCGGCTTTGATCCAGGCAGTACCGGGTTTGCAGATAGGGGTAGTAACCCAATTGGAAAGCGACCCCGATGGCGAATGCCGCATTTTGGTACGCATGCCGGTGATCAGTCCTGACGACCAGGGCATCTGGGCCCGCGTGGCCACTTTAGATGCAGGCAAGGACCGCGGAAGTTTCTTTCTGCCCGAGGTGGGCGACGAAGTAGTGGTAGGTTTCTTAAACAGCGACCCGCGTAAGCCGGTAGTGTTGGGCATGCTTAACAGCAGCAATAAAACCGCCCCTCTAACCGCGGCCGATGCCAACAATCAGAAGGGTTTTGTAACCCGCAGCAAAATGAAGCTCATTTTTGATGACGATAAAAAATCGGTAACCATAGAAACGCCTGCCGGGAAAAAAATAACCATGGATGAAGATGCCGGGGCGATTGAGTTAAAGGATGAGAACAACAACTCTATAAAAATGAACAGCGATGGCATCACCATCGAAACCCAGGGCAAACTGGTGCTTAAGGCCCAGAAGGATTTTAATGCCGAAGGAATGAACCTGGGCCTGAAAGCCAATACCGCCTTCTCGGCCGAAGGATCGGCCAGTGTGGAAGTAAAGTCAAGCGGTACGGCAGCGCTAAAAGGCTCAATTGTACAAATAAATTAA